Within the Phycisphaerae bacterium genome, the region GCGGCTTTTCGCCTCCAGTTGGGCGTTCTTGTCCGCCGCCGGTCCCGTATCGGGCGCCGTCGCCACCGGCACGCGAAGCACCCAGTCCTCCCGCGGCTCAAGGCTGTGGGCCAGCAGCGATTCCTGGTATCCCCGGCGCACTTCACGGTCCCAGATTCCCTCGGAACCCCATCCCAGAAAGGCGATCCGCTGATGTCCCTGCCGGATGAGATAGTCGGTGCCTTGAAACGCCATCGCCGCATTGTCGTTGATGACCGTGTCGCACAGCGGGGGGCGGCGAAACTGTTCATCCGTGTCCGAAACGTGCACCAGGGGCAGGCGGCATGTCTCCGACAGGCGTTGCAGATCCTCGCGGCCGAAATCGCCGATCAGAATCACGCCAGCCGACTGCTCGTGCCCGCAGACGATGTCGCGCCACTCGTCGCCGGACGTGCGCGAACCGGGCAAGTGGACCAGATACCCCCGCTCGCGGAGCACTTCGGTGAGCACACCGATGCACATCAGGTTGTAGGGATGGTCCATGCAGGAACTGACCAGGTGAACGGCGGGCTTGGTTCGCGGCCGAGACGTGACGAACGTCCCCCGGCCTCGGGTGGACTCCACAAGCTGGTCCCGCTTGAGACGGTCCATCGCTTCGCGGATCGTATGCCGACTGGCGCCCAACTCCCGCACCAGCACCTCCTGAGGCGGCAGCATCGTCCCGGCACGGAGATTCTCGATCCGCTTGCGAAGATGATGCTCCACCCGATCGGAAATCAAACGGTTCTCCACGTGCATCACCCCAGAGCTTTCAGTTGAGGAATTCACCATTTCCATGCCACCCATCATACATATAAACGCCATATTGTCAACCTAAAAATGTTTTTAGCTTATATTACACATATATCCCTGTGCTGTTCGTACAACCCGCACCAGCCTCGTATTCCCTAAGTCAGTATTTTACCGTCAGTTCCGTCCATTGTGTCAGGA harbors:
- a CDS encoding GntR family transcriptional regulator, whose product is MISDRVEHHLRKRIENLRAGTMLPPQEVLVRELGASRHTIREAMDRLKRDQLVESTRGRGTFVTSRPRTKPAVHLVSSCMDHPYNLMCIGVLTEVLRERGYLVHLPGSRTSGDEWRDIVCGHEQSAGVILIGDFGREDLQRLSETCRLPLVHVSDTDEQFRRPPLCDTVINDNAAMAFQGTDYLIRQGHQRIAFLGWGSEGIWDREVRRGYQESLLAHSLEPREDWVLRVPVATAPDTGPAADKNAQLEAKSR